From Rudanella lutea DSM 19387, a single genomic window includes:
- a CDS encoding cyclic nucleotide-binding domain-containing protein, whose translation MIGNRPSEQINRSLGIRADEGQTVRLFFLHNFLLGVGTMLVYVAANVILLENHPESSLPIAYVASALGMMAMGRVYAHFEHHLALSRLVVRVLWAVILLTAIIAALVAFGHSVAAAVAIMVGFRGIYLLTNLEFWAISALVFDVRQSKRLFSIISSGDLPAKALGAILAALIHGHSDLLALLLVAFAFFGAALYITSLTIRLHNVHAPHAPTRPIRRAPTRWVQQFFGGSELIRAVCLSLVPVAMIAAGIEFAFFINVKHKVHHQEAVMTYLGYVLALTYLVAMVVKVLASRRTLEQFGILNTLRLLPGVALAWVALYSLIWFWPDAILGDAETTLMVYYCGLYLVFEVVRRALFDPVVLVLFQPLPAQQRLKGHTLAKGFFEPLGMGLAGVLLFLLRNDPPWADLALLTGLGVVGLTLLGLLAKTYLQYVSTLQDALGRRFIATDDLAIPAEGTAIVLKSLQSNRPEEVLGALEYLPDNQPGLLADRAEALLKHADGRVRLRVLQLAADRSVQVPPALLTERVRQDTDAPVRRKAAELLAGQSKDAVATGLLSTSDRAVREGAIVGFYRNGFSHAPALASLNALAQSSDSTDQKIVLSCVRELRLTDRAALVTAALKSTDDSLVSAGLRAGGVQTDPAVWQQMLTFLTDRQHGRTAVRALATVGDPVLKVLPTPLAMLDNPLRFRRTIAVVDQLRTRSGGRWLLEQLPTTPMPMRAALLRSLMHYPATDAAEKLYENLVDEELQLAQRLIHGRTETTDPLLTEAIAYEMDSVVDRLLLLLTGLYDKETVNSVRQSLDHQSGERRANSLELLENVIPRPVYNTLLALTDDLPLYDRLSLVDAHLGPLDAPVPITAYISQYGLSRFTPWTMLVAGQFPGASHTTESHSSVMDQHSTSSTGAASTSAIERVLVLRNSSLFASTPANVLSSIAPIMREVAYTEGQEVVRKGEVGNCMFIIHRGEVGVYDGDRLLATLREGDVVGELALLDAEPRSATVTALVDTVLFRIDQADFYDLMEERDEVMQNIIRMLCRKIRVQNENGK comes from the coding sequence ATGATTGGAAACCGCCCATCCGAACAGATCAACCGCTCACTTGGTATCCGTGCCGATGAAGGGCAAACCGTCCGGCTCTTTTTTCTGCATAACTTTTTGCTGGGCGTTGGCACCATGCTCGTTTATGTGGCCGCCAACGTCATTCTGCTCGAAAACCATCCCGAATCCAGCCTGCCCATTGCCTACGTGGCATCGGCGTTGGGGATGATGGCCATGGGCCGGGTCTACGCGCACTTTGAGCATCATCTGGCCCTCAGCCGACTGGTGGTGCGGGTTCTGTGGGCCGTTATTTTGCTCACGGCGATTATCGCGGCTCTGGTGGCCTTTGGGCACTCAGTGGCGGCAGCTGTAGCCATCATGGTTGGCTTCCGGGGAATTTATCTGCTCACCAATCTGGAGTTCTGGGCTATTTCGGCTCTGGTGTTTGATGTCCGGCAGAGTAAGCGTCTGTTTAGCATTATCAGTTCGGGCGATTTGCCGGCCAAGGCGTTGGGCGCTATTCTGGCCGCTCTTATCCATGGGCACAGCGATTTGCTGGCTCTGTTGCTGGTGGCCTTCGCCTTTTTCGGAGCAGCTCTGTACATCACGTCTCTCACCATACGGCTGCATAACGTACACGCCCCTCATGCGCCCACCCGCCCGATTAGGCGGGCACCTACGCGATGGGTGCAGCAGTTTTTTGGCGGTAGTGAACTAATCCGGGCGGTATGCCTGAGCCTGGTACCCGTTGCCATGATAGCCGCCGGTATTGAGTTCGCGTTTTTCATCAACGTAAAACACAAAGTACACCACCAGGAGGCCGTTATGACGTATCTGGGCTACGTGCTGGCGCTCACGTATCTGGTGGCTATGGTGGTGAAAGTGCTGGCGTCGCGCCGGACGCTGGAGCAATTTGGGATTCTCAATACACTGCGGCTTCTGCCGGGTGTAGCCCTGGCCTGGGTGGCGCTTTACAGCCTGATCTGGTTCTGGCCCGACGCTATTCTGGGCGATGCCGAAACAACCCTGATGGTCTACTATTGCGGCCTCTATCTGGTGTTTGAAGTGGTACGCCGGGCCTTGTTCGACCCGGTCGTGCTCGTTTTGTTTCAGCCGCTGCCCGCTCAGCAACGGCTCAAGGGACATACCCTGGCTAAAGGTTTTTTTGAACCATTGGGTATGGGACTGGCCGGGGTGCTGCTTTTCCTGCTCCGCAATGACCCGCCCTGGGCCGACCTGGCCCTGCTCACGGGCTTGGGTGTGGTTGGCCTGACCTTGTTGGGCTTGTTGGCCAAAACCTACCTGCAATACGTCAGTACGTTGCAGGATGCCTTGGGTCGGCGGTTTATTGCGACCGATGATCTGGCCATTCCGGCCGAAGGCACCGCTATTGTGCTCAAAAGTCTCCAAAGCAACCGGCCCGAGGAGGTGCTGGGCGCGTTGGAATACCTGCCCGATAATCAGCCCGGCCTGCTTGCCGACCGGGCCGAGGCATTGCTAAAACACGCCGATGGCCGGGTGCGGCTGCGGGTGCTGCAACTGGCCGCCGACCGTTCGGTACAGGTGCCCCCGGCTTTGTTGACCGAGCGGGTGCGGCAGGATACCGATGCGCCCGTTCGCCGAAAAGCAGCCGAGTTGCTGGCCGGGCAGTCGAAGGATGCCGTTGCGACGGGTTTGCTCAGTACGAGCGACCGGGCCGTGCGCGAGGGGGCTATTGTGGGTTTTTACCGCAATGGGTTCAGCCATGCGCCTGCGCTTGCCAGTCTGAACGCCCTGGCCCAAAGTTCCGACTCTACAGATCAGAAAATTGTGCTCAGTTGTGTGCGGGAGTTGCGGCTCACCGACCGGGCGGCTTTGGTAACGGCGGCTTTGAAAAGTACCGACGATAGCCTCGTATCGGCCGGTCTGCGGGCGGGTGGGGTACAAACCGACCCGGCCGTGTGGCAACAGATGCTTACGTTCCTGACCGACCGGCAACACGGCCGCACCGCCGTGCGGGCGTTGGCTACCGTTGGCGATCCGGTATTGAAAGTGTTGCCAACGCCCCTGGCCATGCTCGATAACCCGCTGCGGTTCCGCCGAACCATTGCGGTAGTTGATCAGCTACGCACCCGATCAGGCGGGCGCTGGCTACTGGAGCAGCTTCCTACCACGCCCATGCCCATGCGGGCGGCCTTGCTCCGAAGCCTGATGCACTACCCAGCTACCGACGCGGCCGAAAAACTGTACGAAAATCTGGTGGATGAGGAATTGCAGCTGGCACAGCGTCTGATTCACGGCCGGACTGAAACAACCGACCCGTTGCTGACCGAAGCGATTGCCTACGAGATGGATAGCGTAGTGGACCGGCTCCTGTTGTTATTGACGGGGTTGTACGACAAAGAGACCGTTAATAGCGTGCGGCAGAGCCTGGACCATCAGAGTGGTGAGCGCCGGGCCAATTCGCTCGAATTACTCGAAAACGTTATTCCCCGGCCGGTGTACAATACGTTGCTGGCTCTCACCGACGATCTGCCGCTGTACGACCGGTTGTCCCTCGTCGATGCTCATCTGGGGCCGCTCGATGCGCCGGTGCCGATCACGGCCTACATCAGTCAGTACGGTTTATCGCGTTTTACCCCCTGGACAATGCTCGTAGCCGGGCAGTTTCCGGGGGCTTCCCATACGACCGAGTCACATTCTTCTGTTATGGATCAACATTCAACATCATCCACGGGGGCCGCGTCCACGTCGGCCATCGAGCGGGTACTGGTACTGCGTAATAGCTCGCTGTTTGCCAGCACTCCCGCCAACGTACTGAGCAGCATTGCACCTATTATGCGGGAGGTTGCCTACACCGAGGGACAGGAGGTCGTTCGAAAAGGAGAAGTAGGTAACTGCATGTTCATAATCCACCGGGGCGAAGTAGGCGTGTACGATGGCGATCGTTTGTTGGCTACCCTGCGCGAAGGCGACGTGGTAGGTGAGCTGGCCCTGCTCGATGCTGAACCACGCTCGGCTACGGTAACGGCCCTGGTCGACACCGTCCTTTTCCGTATTGATCAGGCTGATTTTTACGATCTGATGGAAGAACGGGATGAGGTCATGCAGAATATCATTCGGATGCTGTGCCGGAAGATTCGGGTGCAGAATGAAAACGGAAAATGA
- a CDS encoding ATP-binding protein: protein MDVTNSVLSGLFCALIVFWTRRFLDTQKRIPLWDKRLNLFWGLFGILVGLATAFKSELPVVLLWICSIPTLSYTAWLLRDLQPARTLFQGLLPYVFVIVNAKIVEAVAPGFYKRHDDIFDLVSSVMTVWLAASFIFASRQKKEWARIEAERAEEAERRRLDEVRKAELEHLVAERTAEISRQKEELEQTLAELKATQDQLVQREKLASLGELTAGIAHEIQNPLNFVNNFSEVSAELVKELIDERQRGPERDEGLEAELLDDLTQNLQKIAHHGHRASGIIRSMLQHSRASTGQREAVDINALADEYLKLSYHGLRAKDKTFNAKFEALTDPAVGTVSVIPQDIGRVLLNLYNNAFYATQQRVKQGTPGYQPTVTVLTERVGDRVRIRVRDNGLGMPDSVRQKIFQPFFTTKPTGEGTGLGLSLSYDIITKGHGGTLTVDSQEGEGTEFVVELPN from the coding sequence ATGGACGTTACCAATTCTGTTCTTTCCGGTTTATTCTGCGCCCTGATCGTTTTCTGGACCCGTCGGTTTCTCGACACTCAAAAACGGATTCCGCTCTGGGACAAGCGTCTCAACTTGTTTTGGGGACTGTTTGGAATTCTGGTCGGACTGGCGACCGCGTTTAAAAGCGAACTTCCGGTTGTATTACTCTGGATATGCTCCATACCTACGCTCTCCTACACAGCCTGGCTCCTGCGCGACCTGCAACCCGCCCGAACCCTGTTTCAGGGGCTGCTGCCGTATGTCTTTGTGATTGTCAACGCGAAAATTGTTGAGGCAGTAGCACCGGGTTTTTACAAACGGCACGACGATATTTTCGATCTCGTTTCGTCGGTGATGACCGTTTGGCTGGCAGCTTCGTTCATTTTTGCCTCCCGCCAGAAAAAAGAGTGGGCCCGAATTGAAGCCGAACGAGCCGAAGAAGCCGAACGTCGGCGGCTCGACGAAGTCCGCAAAGCCGAACTCGAACATCTGGTTGCCGAACGTACGGCCGAGATAAGCCGCCAGAAAGAAGAACTCGAACAGACGTTGGCCGAGCTGAAAGCAACCCAGGACCAGCTGGTGCAGCGCGAAAAACTGGCCAGCCTCGGCGAACTGACGGCGGGCATCGCCCATGAGATTCAGAATCCGCTCAACTTTGTCAATAATTTCTCCGAGGTAAGCGCCGAACTGGTCAAAGAGCTGATCGACGAACGACAACGTGGCCCCGAACGCGACGAAGGGCTGGAAGCCGAACTCCTCGACGACCTGACGCAGAATCTCCAGAAAATAGCGCACCACGGGCACCGGGCGTCGGGGATTATCCGCAGTATGCTGCAACATAGCCGCGCCAGTACCGGCCAACGCGAAGCCGTTGACATCAACGCCCTGGCCGACGAGTACCTGAAGCTTAGTTATCACGGGCTCCGGGCCAAAGACAAGACCTTCAACGCCAAATTTGAAGCCCTTACCGATCCGGCGGTGGGAACTGTCAGTGTAATTCCTCAGGATATTGGCCGGGTGTTGCTCAACCTGTACAACAACGCTTTTTATGCAACCCAACAGCGCGTAAAACAGGGAACGCCAGGGTATCAGCCAACGGTGACGGTACTGACCGAACGGGTCGGCGACCGGGTGCGCATTCGGGTACGCGATAACGGGCTGGGTATGCCCGACAGCGTCCGGCAAAAGATCTTCCAACCCTTTTTTACCACCAAGCCCACGGGCGAGGGCACGGGTCTGGGCCTTTCGCTCTCGTACGATATCATCACCAAAGGGCACGGTGGCACCCTTACGGTCGACAGTCAGGAAGGCGAAGGCACCGAATTTGTGGTCGAGCTACCCAACTAA
- a CDS encoding sensor histidine kinase, which translates to MPANYRSVALLATLFCLFLSSTYAQPVTLSDSDKIYPVFESCAALRVNPGQKITLDSLLLRPDKYPFVPITQTPIQGEVGQAYWFKVALKNPTSDNYFLRFFYASDMLVEMYEVGADSLVNTGQVDFHGAATHNLFQRSQSILPLKVQQGQTHTLYFFVPSMGIPKLHMGAMSSPRLAKDIHYQDLLNGLGDGFAIIVAIYCLILGVRLRDRDNLLFTLATVVGLSVGLSTRGALLEVPGHWPITLRDNYGIHVGVNSLLNLLFTFSLLQLKQQARWLYRIGIGLWVLIAVASLAVAGVRLSGQDDRSLQNALGGLSAFSSSLFSILASITVAIRGYRPGLFYAIGQAVFMSCSALFVSSLYGAIPFTFWNRNGSVVGGFIQTVFFILGLTYKVNLLKKNHEESLKEQLRLTQENQQLIENQNRVLEEKVEQRTAELKASQAQLIQKEKLASLGELTAGIAHEIQNPLNFVNNFAEVSAELVSELKEEAQAGRTEDVLAIADDLTLNLQKINHHGKRAGSIVRGMLEHSRASTGEKQPTNLNTLADEYLRLAYHGLRAKDKSFNCQLITNFATDLPTVNVAAQDVGRVLLNLFNNGFYAVQEQGKNFTNSEKLHGLDGFKPTLWVSTRQEPGRVVVCVRDNGLGMPDSVRQKIFQPFFTTKPTGEGTGLGLSLSYDIITKGHGGTLTVDSQEGEGTEFVVELPVTPP; encoded by the coding sequence ATGCCTGCCAATTACCGCTCGGTAGCCTTACTGGCTACCCTTTTCTGCTTGTTTCTTTCTTCCACTTATGCTCAGCCTGTCACACTAAGCGACTCAGACAAAATATATCCTGTTTTCGAGAGCTGTGCAGCACTACGTGTTAATCCAGGGCAAAAAATCACGCTTGATTCCTTGCTGCTTCGCCCCGACAAGTACCCATTTGTTCCAATTACCCAAACACCGATTCAGGGGGAGGTCGGACAAGCCTACTGGTTCAAGGTTGCATTGAAAAACCCTACTTCGGACAACTACTTCCTGCGTTTTTTCTACGCCAGCGACATGCTGGTGGAGATGTACGAAGTTGGTGCAGACAGTCTCGTCAATACCGGGCAAGTCGACTTTCACGGGGCTGCCACACACAACTTATTCCAGCGAAGCCAATCTATTTTGCCACTGAAGGTGCAACAGGGACAAACCCACACCTTGTACTTTTTTGTACCCAGTATGGGTATTCCGAAGCTCCATATGGGGGCTATGTCGTCGCCAAGGCTGGCCAAAGACATCCACTATCAGGATCTGCTCAACGGTTTGGGCGATGGTTTCGCGATTATCGTTGCCATATATTGTCTCATACTGGGCGTCCGGTTACGCGACCGGGATAACCTGCTGTTTACACTCGCGACTGTCGTTGGCTTGTCGGTTGGCCTGAGTACACGAGGAGCCTTGCTCGAAGTACCTGGTCACTGGCCTATTACTCTCAGGGATAATTACGGCATTCACGTTGGAGTCAATAGTCTTCTCAATCTGCTGTTTACCTTTTCGCTTCTACAACTTAAGCAACAGGCACGCTGGCTGTACAGAATAGGGATAGGCCTCTGGGTACTTATTGCCGTAGCATCACTGGCCGTAGCGGGTGTACGTTTATCGGGTCAGGATGATCGATCATTACAGAATGCGCTTGGTGGTCTGTCTGCTTTTTCCTCCAGCCTTTTCTCTATACTGGCAAGTATCACCGTAGCTATAAGAGGCTACCGACCCGGTTTGTTCTATGCCATCGGACAGGCCGTATTTATGTCTTGTTCAGCCCTATTTGTATCCAGTTTGTACGGAGCTATTCCGTTCACTTTCTGGAATCGGAACGGTTCCGTTGTTGGCGGATTTATACAGACCGTCTTTTTTATCTTGGGCCTTACGTACAAAGTAAACCTGCTCAAAAAAAATCATGAAGAGTCGCTCAAGGAACAGCTTCGATTGACGCAGGAAAACCAGCAACTCATTGAAAACCAGAACCGGGTACTGGAAGAAAAAGTCGAACAACGTACGGCTGAGTTGAAGGCTTCTCAGGCCCAACTAATCCAAAAAGAAAAACTGGCCAGCCTCGGTGAACTGACGGCGGGCATCGCCCACGAGATTCAGAACCCGTTGAACTTTGTCAACAACTTCGCCGAAGTAAGCGCCGAGCTGGTGAGCGAGCTGAAAGAAGAAGCCCAGGCCGGGCGCACCGAGGATGTGCTGGCTATTGCCGACGATCTTACACTCAACCTGCAAAAAATCAACCACCACGGCAAACGGGCCGGTTCTATTGTACGAGGCATGCTGGAGCACTCCCGAGCCAGTACCGGCGAGAAACAGCCCACCAACCTCAACACCCTGGCCGATGAGTACCTTCGACTGGCCTACCACGGGCTTCGGGCCAAGGATAAATCATTCAACTGCCAGCTTATTACAAACTTCGCAACCGACTTACCTACGGTCAATGTAGCGGCTCAGGATGTGGGCCGGGTATTGCTGAATTTGTTCAACAATGGGTTTTATGCCGTACAGGAACAGGGTAAAAACTTCACGAATTCTGAAAAACTCCACGGTTTAGATGGCTTCAAACCCACGCTATGGGTAAGTACCCGGCAGGAACCAGGCCGGGTGGTGGTCTGCGTGCGCGACAACGGTTTGGGTATGCCCGACAGCGTTCGTCAAAAGATCTTCCAACCCTTTTTTACCACCAAGCCCACGGGCGAGGGTACGGGTCTGGGCCTTTCGCTCTCGTACGATATCATCACCAAAGGGCACGGTGGCACCCTTACGGTCGACAGTCAGGAAGGCGAAGGCACCGAATTTGTGGTCGAGCTACCAGTTACCCCACCTTAG
- a CDS encoding response regulator — protein MNILVVDDETDVRPLFEQRFRREIRNGEFRFTFAESGEQALEYLKDLLSEAVLILSDINMPGMSGLELLRQIKSDYQSPPPPVVMMITAYGDAQSYNQAMELGADDFLTKPLDFNELKNKLKTLQ, from the coding sequence ATGAACATTCTCGTAGTTGACGATGAAACCGATGTACGACCCCTGTTCGAGCAGCGCTTCCGGCGCGAGATCCGAAACGGTGAGTTTCGGTTTACGTTTGCCGAATCGGGCGAGCAGGCCCTCGAATACCTGAAAGATTTGCTCTCGGAAGCCGTCTTGATTTTGTCGGACATCAATATGCCAGGTATGAGTGGGCTCGAACTTCTGCGGCAAATCAAATCAGACTACCAATCGCCCCCGCCCCCTGTGGTCATGATGATTACGGCCTACGGCGATGCCCAAAGCTACAATCAGGCGATGGAACTGGGGGCCGACGACTTCCTGACCAAACCCCTCGATTTCAACGAACTGAAAAACAAGCTTAAAACGCTTCAATAG
- a CDS encoding adenylate/guanylate cyclase domain-containing protein yields MKSKILVVDDEQDLELLIKQKFRRQIREGLYEFYFAQNGLEALSQLQRFPDIDIVLSDINMPEMDGLTLLVKLADLNPVIKAVMVSAYGDMDNIRTAMNRGAFDFVCKPVNFEDLELTMQKTLRHVQQIRETLKAVKENNILRMYVDESVLKFMTRSEFEESLTANELIKASILFVDICGFTAIAEREKPDTVVQLINNYFDVIVKEVISQQGYVDKFMGDAVMAVFQGDYHLDRAIEAALGVRASMKEIHDSLGADVNYKPQVSIGINSGEVVSGNIGSATLRRLDYTVIGDVVNTAQRLQSAAQAGQILITEASYQLVKESFSCEEVGSYQLKNKSAPVVLYQVIA; encoded by the coding sequence ATGAAATCCAAGATATTAGTTGTTGATGATGAGCAAGATCTTGAACTGCTCATTAAACAGAAATTCCGGCGGCAGATTCGTGAGGGTTTGTATGAGTTCTATTTTGCCCAGAATGGCCTTGAAGCCCTCAGCCAATTACAGCGATTTCCGGATATTGATATTGTCCTGAGTGATATTAATATGCCCGAAATGGACGGGCTTACCCTACTCGTGAAACTCGCCGACCTGAACCCGGTTATCAAGGCCGTGATGGTTTCGGCTTATGGCGATATGGACAACATCCGAACGGCCATGAACCGGGGGGCTTTCGATTTTGTGTGCAAGCCCGTCAATTTCGAAGATCTTGAGCTGACCATGCAAAAAACCCTGCGGCATGTGCAGCAGATTCGAGAAACCCTCAAAGCTGTAAAGGAGAACAACATCCTGCGTATGTACGTGGACGAGAGTGTGCTCAAATTCATGACCCGCTCTGAGTTTGAAGAGTCGCTTACGGCCAATGAACTGATTAAAGCGTCGATTTTATTTGTCGACATCTGCGGCTTCACGGCCATTGCCGAACGAGAAAAGCCCGACACAGTTGTGCAGTTGATCAACAACTACTTCGACGTAATTGTGAAGGAAGTAATCAGCCAACAGGGATACGTTGATAAGTTTATGGGCGATGCCGTAATGGCGGTTTTCCAGGGCGACTACCACCTCGATCGGGCCATCGAAGCCGCGCTGGGTGTTCGGGCCAGCATGAAAGAAATTCACGATTCGCTCGGCGCCGATGTCAATTATAAACCGCAGGTTTCTATTGGTATCAATTCGGGCGAGGTAGTCTCGGGCAATATTGGGTCAGCCACGCTCCGGCGTCTCGACTACACCGTTATTGGCGACGTGGTCAATACGGCGCAGCGCCTTCAGTCAGCGGCTCAGGCCGGCCAAATTCTGATTACCGAAGCATCATACCAACTCGTCAAAGAGTCATTCAGTTGCGAAGAGGTTGGCTCCTACCAGCTCAAAAACAAATCGGCTCCGGTGGTGCTGTATCAGGTTATTGCCTGA
- a CDS encoding dipeptidase, with protein sequence MNASFLPFTLLLSLYFQPATDDRLVKKALAIHARVLTLDTHADAPINLQKDGFDLGVAHEVKKGGTQIDFPRMKQGGMDAMFFAVYMAQGPRTPEGHARAKEKALDIFDRIHTSLRKYPNLAELATSPADAYRIEKLGRRAVFIGMENGYPVGEDLSLLKTYYDLGCRYITLSHFANNAICDSATDPDGPVHNGLSAFGREVVAEMNRLGIMIDVSHVSDKTFYDVLALSKAPVIASHSNARALCEFPRNMSDEMIRALAAKGGVVQVNFVSDYLRKPSDAHRQALNSVRMAGVGKVLTPDVEARIEAKTDSIKRVYASERASVADVVNHIDHIVKLVGIDHVGIGSDFDGGGAVNGMEDVSQIENLTIELVRRGYSEAHIAKIWGGNLLRVLGQAKTKE encoded by the coding sequence ATGAACGCTTCGTTTCTCCCGTTTACACTTCTGCTTTCGCTGTATTTTCAGCCTGCTACCGACGACCGGCTGGTAAAAAAAGCACTGGCTATCCATGCCCGTGTGCTTACACTCGACACCCATGCCGATGCACCCATTAACCTACAAAAAGACGGGTTTGACCTCGGTGTGGCGCATGAGGTAAAAAAGGGCGGTACCCAAATCGACTTTCCGCGTATGAAACAGGGCGGTATGGATGCTATGTTTTTTGCAGTGTACATGGCGCAGGGCCCGCGCACGCCCGAGGGACACGCCCGAGCGAAGGAAAAAGCGCTGGATATTTTCGACAGGATACACACCTCGTTGCGCAAATACCCGAACCTGGCCGAGTTGGCTACCTCACCCGCTGATGCCTACCGGATTGAAAAACTTGGCCGACGGGCGGTTTTTATCGGCATGGAAAACGGCTACCCGGTCGGGGAGGATCTGTCGTTGCTTAAAACGTACTATGACCTCGGGTGCCGGTACATCACACTGTCGCACTTTGCCAACAACGCTATTTGCGACTCGGCTACCGACCCCGATGGACCCGTGCACAATGGTCTTAGTGCTTTCGGGCGGGAGGTCGTGGCCGAGATGAACCGGCTGGGTATCATGATCGATGTGTCGCACGTGTCCGACAAAACGTTCTACGATGTACTGGCCCTTTCAAAAGCGCCCGTTATTGCCTCGCATTCCAACGCCCGCGCTCTGTGCGAGTTTCCCCGGAACATGTCCGACGAGATGATTCGGGCTCTGGCGGCTAAGGGTGGGGTCGTGCAGGTGAATTTTGTGAGCGATTACCTCCGTAAGCCCTCTGATGCGCATCGGCAGGCACTCAATAGCGTGCGTATGGCGGGGGTAGGCAAGGTGCTGACACCCGACGTAGAGGCCCGTATCGAAGCGAAAACGGATTCGATCAAGCGGGTATATGCCTCAGAGCGGGCGAGTGTGGCCGACGTAGTCAATCACATCGACCATATTGTAAAACTGGTGGGCATCGACCATGTCGGGATCGGTAGCGACTTCGACGGTGGGGGCGCGGTTAATGGAATGGAAGACGTCAGTCAGATTGAGAATCTGACGATTGAATTGGTTCGGCGGGGGTACTCCGAAGCCCATATTGCCAAAATCTGGGGTGGTAACCTGCTGCGGGTACTCGGGCAGGCGAAAACAAAAGAGTGA
- the ubiE gene encoding bifunctional demethylmenaquinone methyltransferase/2-methoxy-6-polyprenyl-1,4-benzoquinol methylase UbiE — MPVVPYKDKSTSKREQVAEMFDNISPKYDLLNHVLSGGIDILWRKKAIRELKPYAPKKILDIATGTGDFALEALALKPEKIVGVDISEGMLKIGREKMVKRGVDHLIEMRSGDSEGLPFTDNEFDAVIVSFGVRNFENLLKGLTDMNRVTRKGGVCVVLEFSNPRAFPFKQLYGFYSNTILPLIGRLISRDQSAYTYLPESVQAFPDGPDFIRIFEQAGFTKTRWIPLTFGVASIYIGQKA, encoded by the coding sequence ATGCCCGTCGTTCCTTACAAAGACAAGTCTACCAGCAAGCGCGAGCAGGTTGCCGAGATGTTCGACAACATTTCGCCCAAGTATGATCTGCTCAACCACGTTCTCAGCGGAGGTATTGATATTCTGTGGCGCAAAAAAGCCATTCGTGAATTGAAGCCTTATGCACCGAAGAAAATCCTCGACATTGCCACCGGAACCGGCGACTTTGCTCTGGAAGCCCTCGCCCTGAAGCCCGAAAAAATTGTTGGGGTCGATATTTCGGAGGGAATGCTGAAGATTGGCCGGGAGAAAATGGTGAAGCGGGGTGTGGATCACCTGATCGAAATGCGGTCCGGCGATTCGGAAGGATTGCCGTTCACAGACAATGAATTCGATGCCGTCATCGTTTCTTTTGGCGTACGGAACTTTGAAAACCTGCTGAAAGGCCTCACCGACATGAACCGCGTAACCCGCAAGGGAGGGGTTTGTGTGGTGCTCGAATTCTCGAATCCGCGCGCGTTTCCGTTCAAACAACTGTACGGTTTTTATTCGAATACCATTCTGCCGCTTATTGGGCGCCTTATCAGCCGCGATCAATCGGCCTACACCTACCTCCCTGAGTCGGTGCAGGCTTTCCCCGATGGTCCTGATTTTATCCGCATTTTTGAGCAGGCCGGATTTACTAAAACTCGATGGATACCCCTGACGTTCGGCGTTGCATCTATTTACATTGGGCAAAAAGCCTGA
- a CDS encoding outer membrane beta-barrel protein, protein MNNEKSVRGRGLRVSTNSIVCALFIIHCSLFINSSAHAQGYGYQRKHLEFYDDKPIHYGFFFAMPVTRFNVKYSPAYVNNTTVERLYSPNKVSFRVGLLVNAYLTDRFDFRFTPAVSLYGRTVQYEFADKATTQDVRESTWMEFPFLFKYKSERRRNSRMYLIAGATAALETNVRKRQAQSAGRLNTKTADLTLDYGVGFEQFLEYTKISPELRFSHGVVNLFAPTNASIAANTAGIQRLTSHTVTLYLNFE, encoded by the coding sequence ATGAATAATGAAAAATCGGTCCGCGGTCGTGGGCTACGGGTTTCTACCAACAGCATTGTCTGTGCACTGTTCATTATTCATTGTTCATTATTCATTAATAGCAGTGCCCACGCTCAGGGCTACGGATATCAGCGTAAGCATCTCGAATTTTACGACGACAAGCCGATTCACTACGGGTTTTTCTTCGCCATGCCCGTTACGCGGTTCAATGTGAAGTACAGCCCCGCCTATGTGAACAACACAACGGTTGAGCGGCTGTACTCGCCCAACAAGGTGTCGTTCCGGGTTGGTTTGCTGGTCAATGCGTACCTAACCGACCGGTTCGACTTTCGATTTACCCCGGCCGTATCGTTGTACGGCCGTACGGTACAGTACGAGTTTGCCGACAAAGCGACTACCCAAGACGTACGCGAATCGACCTGGATGGAGTTTCCGTTTCTGTTCAAGTACAAGTCGGAGCGTCGGCGCAACAGCCGGATGTACCTGATTGCGGGAGCTACGGCCGCGCTCGAAACAAACGTTCGGAAACGGCAGGCCCAGTCGGCCGGGCGGCTCAACACCAAAACCGCCGACCTCACTCTCGATTATGGGGTAGGCTTTGAGCAGTTTCTGGAGTACACCAAAATCAGCCCCGAGCTCCGGTTTTCGCATGGTGTAGTTAATCTGTTTGCTCCTACCAATGCCAGTATAGCCGCCAACACGGCCGGTATTCAACGGCTTACTTCGCACACCGTCACCCTCTACCTGAACTTTGAGTAG